From Azospirillum baldaniorum, the proteins below share one genomic window:
- the tssA gene encoding type VI secretion system protein TssA encodes MTTTPHPLIDIGALLQPIPGDDPAGEDLRHGPEFDALTEARRMDDDLDQGIWQTTVKKADWKGVVQQSSDLLTTRTKDLQVAAWLVQALGHLHGPAGLAPGLLLVHGLVEDFWEGLYPRLDDGDPEPRLAPLVWLDSQLSRDLMATAITQPGPHTDETHRFQDWQNAQRLRKLATRDPRAFHAAVDDGEVTVEQILAAQDRTPPDFYQTQHGHLRDTVTAVRTLAAELDAVAGRAAPGFSQLLKTLESLIQFHREALAKRGIDPDGAAAVTEEAEGGEGATIDASAEIIPAAAFARPGGPRTRQEAYAMLHQIADFLAREEPHSPTSYLVRRAAAWGNLSLPELYAELLGDRGEVGRIFGLLRLEER; translated from the coding sequence ATGACCACCACGCCCCACCCTCTGATCGACATCGGTGCCCTGCTCCAGCCCATCCCCGGCGACGATCCGGCGGGCGAGGACCTGCGCCATGGCCCGGAATTCGACGCGCTGACCGAGGCGCGCCGGATGGACGACGATCTGGACCAGGGCATCTGGCAGACCACCGTCAAGAAGGCCGACTGGAAGGGCGTCGTCCAGCAGTCCTCGGACCTGCTGACGACCCGCACCAAGGATCTTCAGGTCGCGGCGTGGCTGGTCCAGGCGCTGGGCCACCTGCACGGCCCGGCGGGGCTGGCGCCGGGGCTTCTGCTGGTCCATGGGCTGGTCGAGGATTTCTGGGAGGGCCTCTATCCGCGCCTGGACGACGGCGATCCGGAGCCGCGGCTGGCGCCGCTGGTCTGGCTGGACAGCCAGTTGTCGCGCGACCTGATGGCGACCGCCATCACCCAGCCGGGACCGCACACCGACGAGACGCACCGTTTCCAGGATTGGCAGAACGCCCAGCGCCTGCGCAAGCTCGCCACCCGCGATCCGCGCGCCTTCCACGCGGCGGTCGATGACGGCGAGGTGACGGTTGAGCAGATCCTCGCCGCCCAGGACCGCACGCCGCCGGACTTCTACCAGACCCAGCACGGTCATCTGCGCGACACGGTGACGGCGGTGCGCACCCTGGCGGCGGAACTGGACGCCGTGGCCGGCCGCGCCGCCCCCGGCTTCAGCCAGCTGCTGAAGACCCTGGAAAGCCTGATCCAGTTCCACCGCGAGGCGCTCGCCAAGCGCGGCATCGATCCGGACGGCGCCGCCGCCGTGACGGAGGAGGCCGAGGGCGGGGAGGGAGCTACCATCGACGCGTCCGCCGAGATCATCCCCGCCGCCGCCTTCGCCCGCCCCGGCGGGCCGCGGACCCGGCAGGAGGCCTACGCGATGCTGCACCAGATTGCCGATTTCCTGGCGCGGGAGGAGCCGCACAGCCCGACCTCCTACCTCGTCCGCCGCGCCGCCGCCTGGGGGAACCTGTCCCTGCCGGAGCTGTACGCCGAGCTGCTGGGCGACCGCGGCGAGGTCGGGCGGATCTTCGGACTTCTGCGGCTTGAGGAGCGCTGA
- a CDS encoding Hcp family type VI secretion system effector yields the protein MPRILLDYPGIKGESLIRNYKNLADCVSFDLSSGKREVGGFNYDDPIEETSYFSGRKAQKQDKLGVDSLKLERHFDLASPKLMQAAFDPQKKDVTATIHFFRTFAQLQGGEHFGESDIFAEPYLTIILKNTQITEYVLSVDDDDSSNGTETISLAFDQLQMTYQHQIDGRKIGQIRGDITLASKS from the coding sequence ATGCCCCGCATCCTGCTTGACTATCCCGGCATCAAGGGCGAGTCGCTGATCCGCAACTACAAGAATCTGGCCGACTGCGTCAGCTTCGACCTGTCTTCGGGCAAGCGCGAGGTCGGCGGCTTCAACTACGACGACCCGATCGAGGAGACCTCCTATTTCAGCGGCCGGAAGGCGCAGAAGCAGGACAAGCTCGGCGTCGACAGCCTGAAGCTGGAGCGCCACTTCGACCTCGCCTCGCCCAAGCTGATGCAGGCGGCCTTCGATCCGCAGAAGAAGGACGTCACCGCGACGATCCACTTCTTCCGCACCTTCGCGCAGTTGCAGGGCGGCGAGCATTTCGGCGAAAGCGACATCTTCGCCGAGCCGTACCTGACCATCATCCTGAAGAACACGCAGATCACCGAATACGTGCTGTCGGTTGACGACGACGACAGCAGCAACGGCACCGAGACCATCTCGCTGGCCTTCGACCAGTTGCAGATGACCTACCAGCACCAGATCGACGGCCGGAAAATCGGCCAAATCCGTGGCGACATCACATTGGCGAGCAAGTCATGA
- a CDS encoding SIMPL domain-containing protein produces the protein MIGNRTALAAAAFLAIGIAVAGWSAGREVAQVRLADRFVTVKGSAEREVKANLALWPVRFVATGDDLSAVQAKTAADEKAVLAFLERYGLGADAVVSRSLDLVDLLAQAYRQGPADQRYILTRTLMIRSPDVERVDRASQNLAELLDQGVTLGGEPGMGSGPNYLFTRLNDVKTEMIAEATAKAREAATQFATDSGATLGGIRRANQGLFQILARDEAPGIMESRQIDKVVRVVSTLDWELVD, from the coding sequence ATGATCGGAAACCGGACGGCGCTGGCGGCTGCGGCGTTTCTCGCCATCGGAATCGCGGTGGCGGGCTGGTCGGCGGGGCGCGAGGTCGCCCAGGTCCGGTTGGCCGACCGTTTCGTCACCGTGAAGGGCTCCGCCGAGCGCGAGGTCAAGGCCAACCTCGCCCTCTGGCCAGTGCGCTTCGTCGCCACCGGCGACGACCTGTCCGCCGTCCAGGCGAAGACGGCGGCGGACGAGAAGGCCGTGCTGGCCTTTCTGGAACGCTACGGGCTGGGCGCCGACGCCGTCGTCTCGCGCTCGCTCGATCTCGTGGACCTGCTCGCCCAGGCCTACCGCCAGGGGCCGGCGGACCAGCGCTACATCCTCACCCGCACCCTGATGATCCGCAGCCCGGACGTGGAGCGGGTCGACCGCGCCAGCCAGAATCTGGCGGAGCTGCTCGACCAGGGCGTCACCCTGGGCGGGGAGCCGGGCATGGGCTCCGGCCCCAACTACCTGTTCACCCGGCTGAACGACGTGAAGACCGAGATGATCGCCGAGGCGACTGCTAAGGCGCGCGAGGCGGCGACCCAGTTTGCGACCGACAGCGGCGCCACTCTGGGTGGCATCCGCCGCGCCAACCAGGGTCTGTTCCAGATCCTCGCCCGCGACGAGGCCCCCGGCATCATGGAAAGCCGGCAGATCGACAAGGTCGTCCGCGTCGTGTCCACGCTCGACTGGGAACTGGTGGATTGA
- the modB gene encoding molybdate ABC transporter permease subunit produces the protein MSWQPIILTLELAALTTVILLIVGTPLAWWLARSGAWWKEAVATVVALPLVLPPTVLGFYLLMLLGPNGPGGWLASLWGARSMAFTFEGLVIGSVLYSMPFVVQPIRNAFEAFGDRPLEAAATLRASPLDTFFTVAVPLARRGFLTGAVLGFAHTMGEFGVVLMIGGNIPGQTKVLSVAIYDYVETLQWDEAHLLAGGMLVFSFTVILTMMMLEKRIGRGGR, from the coding sequence ATGAGCTGGCAACCGATCATCCTGACGCTGGAGCTGGCGGCGCTGACGACGGTCATCCTGCTGATCGTCGGCACCCCCCTGGCCTGGTGGCTGGCGCGGTCCGGAGCCTGGTGGAAGGAGGCGGTGGCTACGGTGGTGGCGCTGCCTCTGGTCCTGCCGCCGACGGTTCTGGGTTTCTACCTGCTGATGCTGCTGGGGCCGAACGGCCCCGGCGGGTGGCTGGCCTCCCTGTGGGGCGCCCGCTCCATGGCCTTCACCTTCGAAGGGCTGGTCATCGGATCGGTGCTGTACTCCATGCCCTTCGTGGTGCAGCCGATCCGCAACGCCTTCGAGGCGTTCGGCGACCGCCCGCTGGAGGCGGCGGCGACGCTGCGCGCCTCGCCGCTCGACACCTTCTTCACCGTGGCGGTGCCGCTGGCCCGCCGCGGCTTCCTGACCGGTGCCGTGCTGGGCTTCGCCCACACCATGGGCGAGTTCGGCGTCGTCCTGATGATCGGCGGCAACATCCCCGGCCAGACCAAGGTCCTGTCGGTGGCCATCTACGACTATGTCGAGACGCTGCAGTGGGACGAGGCCCACCTGCTGGCCGGTGGCATGCTGGTCTTCTCCTTCACGGTGATCCTGACGATGATGATGCTGGAGAAGCGCATCGGGCGGGGCGGGCGATGA
- the modC gene encoding molybdenum ABC transporter ATP-binding protein: protein MSLSAHFHGTLGQFALDVAFEAPGRGITALFGPSGCGKTSVLRCAAGLQRLNGRFALDGDVWQEGRTFRPTHKRPIGYVFQEASLFPHLSVRTNLLFGHRRTVGRGVPEHIRLDDVVDLLGLGHLLDRSPEHLSGGERQRVGVGRALLSQPRLLLMDEPLAALDRFSKEEILPYLERLHGVLSVPVLYVSHDIAEVERLADHLVLLRQGRVVAAGPMQELQADPTLPIARMPEAGVTLPAVVAGREDAYGLTLLRLDGGHLLVPGDLGPQGTARRARIAASDVSLARNPPEGSTILNALPARIVAAERQDEVQMMAVVALGEEGRGARMLARVTRKSWDALGLSPGQRVYAQVKGVALVQETM from the coding sequence ATGAGCCTGTCGGCGCATTTCCACGGGACGCTCGGCCAGTTCGCCCTGGACGTGGCGTTCGAGGCGCCGGGCCGCGGCATCACGGCGCTGTTCGGCCCGTCCGGTTGCGGCAAGACCTCGGTGCTGCGTTGCGCAGCCGGATTGCAGCGGCTGAACGGGCGCTTTGCCCTGGACGGCGACGTCTGGCAGGAGGGGCGGACCTTCCGGCCGACGCACAAGCGGCCCATCGGCTACGTCTTCCAGGAAGCCAGCCTGTTCCCCCACCTGTCGGTGCGCACCAACCTGCTGTTCGGCCATCGCCGGACGGTGGGCCGCGGCGTGCCGGAGCACATCCGCTTGGACGACGTGGTCGATCTGCTGGGGCTGGGGCATCTGCTCGACCGCTCGCCGGAGCATCTCTCCGGCGGCGAGCGCCAGCGGGTCGGCGTGGGCCGCGCGTTGCTCTCGCAGCCGCGCCTGCTGCTGATGGACGAGCCCCTGGCGGCGCTCGACCGCTTCAGCAAGGAAGAGATCCTCCCCTATCTGGAGCGGCTGCACGGCGTGCTGTCCGTCCCCGTCCTCTATGTCAGCCACGACATCGCGGAGGTCGAACGGCTCGCCGACCATCTGGTGCTGCTGCGCCAAGGGCGCGTCGTCGCTGCCGGCCCAATGCAGGAACTTCAGGCAGATCCCACCCTGCCCATCGCCCGCATGCCCGAAGCCGGGGTGACCCTGCCCGCGGTGGTGGCGGGGCGGGAGGACGCCTATGGTCTGACCCTGCTGCGGCTGGACGGCGGCCACCTGCTCGTTCCAGGCGATCTCGGGCCGCAGGGCACGGCGCGGCGCGCTCGGATCGCGGCGTCGGACGTCAGCCTCGCCCGCAACCCGCCGGAGGGCAGCACCATCCTGAACGCGCTCCCCGCCCGCATCGTCGCGGCGGAGCGGCAGGACGAGGTGCAGATGATGGCCGTCGTGGCCCTTGGCGAGGAGGGCAGGGGGGCGCGCATGCTCGCCCGCGTCACCCGCAAGAGCTGGGACGCCCTCGGCCTGTCTCCAGGCCAGCGGGTCTACGCCCAGGTCAAGGGCGTGGCCCTGGTCCAGGAAACGATGTGA
- a CDS encoding TOBE domain-containing protein: protein MSVQPQVSFAGPHASPIGAERIRLLEAVGREGSISGAARSVGVTYKAAWDAIDAMNNLFGRPLVEAQAGGKRGGGTALTPDGVRLVATFHRLQSEMVRAFQVLEPELNGTGLSAASLMWGFFMRTSARNALRGTVTAITDGAVNAEVTLAVSDQTSIVAIITRDSVRDLGLFPGRAATALIKAPFVILAPADEAKRTSMRNRVEGVVARREDGAVNSEITLDIGGGKTLTAIITLRSADDIGLKPGDPACALIDASHIILAVD, encoded by the coding sequence ATGTCCGTCCAACCGCAGGTGTCGTTCGCCGGGCCGCACGCGTCGCCGATCGGCGCGGAGCGCATCCGGCTTTTGGAGGCGGTGGGGCGCGAGGGCAGCATTTCCGGCGCGGCGCGGTCGGTTGGCGTCACCTACAAGGCGGCCTGGGACGCCATCGACGCCATGAACAACCTGTTCGGCCGCCCGCTGGTCGAGGCGCAGGCCGGCGGAAAGCGCGGCGGCGGAACCGCCTTGACGCCGGACGGCGTGCGGCTGGTCGCCACCTTCCACCGCCTGCAGAGCGAGATGGTCCGCGCCTTCCAGGTGCTCGAACCGGAACTCAACGGCACCGGCCTCTCAGCGGCCAGCCTGATGTGGGGATTCTTCATGCGCACCAGTGCCCGCAACGCCCTCCGGGGCACCGTTACCGCCATCACCGACGGGGCGGTGAACGCCGAAGTCACCCTGGCCGTCTCGGACCAGACCTCGATCGTCGCGATCATCACCCGTGACAGCGTGCGCGACCTGGGCCTGTTCCCGGGGCGCGCGGCGACGGCGCTGATCAAGGCGCCTTTCGTGATCCTCGCCCCGGCGGACGAGGCGAAGCGCACCTCGATGCGCAACCGCGTGGAAGGCGTGGTGGCCCGCCGCGAGGACGGCGCGGTCAACAGCGAGATCACCCTGGACATCGGCGGCGGCAAGACGCTGACCGCCATCATCACGCTGCGCAGCGCCGACGACATCGGCCTGAAGCCCGGCGACCCGGCCTGCGCGCTGATCGACGCATCGCACATCATTCTTGCGGTGGATTGA
- the modA gene encoding molybdate ABC transporter substrate-binding protein has product MTRFLLAAVALLSVSATARADEFNVAVAANFTAPAKEIATAFEQKTGHKAVLSFGATGQFYAQIKQDAPFVVFLAADDETPKKAVEEGLAVPDSRFTYAVGRLVLWTKAGDAPLGEDTLRKGAFEKLSIANPATAPYGLAAVQTLKKMGVYEAIQPKIVQGNSIAQAFQFAETGAAELAFVALSQVIAKPDGTRWPVPEALHDPIFQDAVLLKKGAGNEAATAFLAFLKGPEAAAVISKYGYGTRAPN; this is encoded by the coding sequence ATGACGCGTTTCCTGCTTGCCGCCGTCGCGCTGCTGTCCGTCTCGGCGACGGCCCGGGCCGACGAATTCAACGTTGCGGTCGCCGCGAACTTCACCGCCCCGGCGAAGGAGATCGCCACCGCCTTCGAGCAGAAGACCGGCCACAAGGCCGTTCTGAGCTTTGGCGCGACCGGCCAGTTCTACGCCCAGATCAAGCAGGACGCGCCCTTCGTCGTCTTCCTCGCCGCCGACGACGAGACCCCGAAGAAGGCGGTGGAGGAGGGCTTGGCCGTTCCGGACTCCCGCTTCACCTACGCCGTCGGCCGTCTGGTGCTGTGGACCAAGGCCGGCGACGCGCCGCTGGGTGAGGACACGCTGCGCAAGGGCGCCTTCGAGAAGCTGTCGATCGCCAACCCGGCGACCGCGCCCTACGGCCTCGCCGCCGTGCAGACTCTGAAGAAGATGGGCGTCTACGAGGCGATCCAGCCGAAGATCGTCCAGGGCAACAGCATCGCCCAGGCCTTCCAGTTCGCCGAGACCGGCGCCGCCGAACTCGCCTTCGTGGCTCTGTCCCAGGTGATCGCCAAGCCGGACGGCACCCGCTGGCCGGTGCCCGAAGCGCTGCACGACCCGATCTTCCAGGACGCCGTCCTGCTGAAGAAGGGCGCCGGCAACGAGGCCGCCACGGCCTTCCTCGCCTTCCTGAAGGGGCCGGAGGCCGCCGCGGTGATCTCCAAGTACGGCTACGGCACGCGGGCGCCGAACTGA
- a CDS encoding TIGR00645 family protein: MTQSNPSALTGDTTLLSRNGEGRRGPARRAEHFLEQVMFQSRWLLAPLYVGLVGALLMIGWRFALELVHALPLLIHGTENDIILIVLGLVDLTMVGNLVLMVIFSGYENFVSKIDVAGHADRPEWMGKLDFSALKVKLIASIVAISSIQILKTFMNVSEVSDRDLMWLVAIHVTFIVSGVLLATMDVLVKKSHAH; this comes from the coding sequence ATGACCCAGTCGAACCCGTCGGCCCTGACCGGCGACACCACCCTCCTGTCCCGCAACGGCGAGGGGCGCCGCGGTCCGGCGCGCCGGGCCGAGCATTTCCTGGAGCAGGTGATGTTCCAGAGCCGCTGGCTCCTGGCGCCGCTCTATGTCGGCCTGGTGGGCGCGCTGCTGATGATCGGCTGGCGCTTCGCGCTGGAACTGGTGCACGCGCTGCCGCTTCTGATCCACGGCACGGAAAACGACATCATCCTGATCGTGCTCGGGCTGGTCGACCTGACGATGGTCGGCAACCTCGTGCTGATGGTGATCTTCAGCGGTTACGAGAACTTCGTCTCGAAGATCGACGTCGCCGGCCACGCCGACCGCCCGGAATGGATGGGCAAGCTGGATTTCAGCGCGCTCAAGGTGAAGCTGATCGCCAGCATCGTGGCGATCTCCTCCATCCAGATCCTGAAGACCTTCATGAACGTGTCGGAGGTCTCCGACCGCGACCTGATGTGGCTGGTCGCCATCCACGTCACCTTCATCGTCTCCGGCGTCCTGCTGGCGACCATGGACGTGCTGGTCAAGAAGAGCCACGCGCACTGA